The following is a genomic window from Crossiella equi.
GCCGGGTTGGCGGGCGGGTGCTCACCCCACAGGTCGAGCACCAGGCGGTCGGCCGAGACCACCCGGCCCTCGTGCACCAGGAGCACGGCCAGCAGCGCGCGGACCTTCGCCTCGGGCACGCGCACCGGGACGCCGTCCGCCGTGGCGACCGCGAGTGGACCCAGCACCCCAAACCGCACGGGGCACACCGTAGCCCGAGAGAGAACCGAGAGCGGGCGGACGCACGGTGATCCCATGACATCCGTTTCCACACTCGGCCTCGGCGAGATGGGCCTGGCCCTGGCCTCGGCCTTCCACTCCGCCGGGCACCCCACCACCGGCTGGAACCGCACCGCCGCGAAAGCCGCGCCGCTGGCCGCCCTGGGCGCGGCCGTCGCCCCCACCGCCGCCGAGGCGGTCGCCGCGAGCGAGGTCGTGGTGATCTGCCTGTCCGTCTACGACACCGTGCTCGCCACCCTCGACGGCGTGGACGTCTCCGGCAAGGTGCTGGTGAACCTGACCAACGGCACCCCGAACCAGGCCCGCGAGGCCGCTGCCGTCCTCACCGAGCGCGGCGCGACCTACCTCGACGGCGGGATCATGGCGGTCCCGGAGATGATCGCCCAGCCGAGCGCGCTGCTGCTCTACAGCGGCGCCCCGGCGGCCTTCGAGACCCACCGCGAGCTGCTGGCCGCGCTGGGCCCGGCCCGGCACCTGGGCGCTGACCCGGGCCTGGCCTCGCTGTACGACCTCGCGCTGCTCAGCGGCATGTACGGCATGTTCGCCGGTGTCTTCCAGGCCATCTCGATGGTCGCCAGCGAGGACGTGCCGGTGGCCGCGTTCGCGGAGGAGCTGCTGGTGCCGTGGGTGCGCGCGATGCTCGCCGGGGTGCCGACCGGCGCCGAGGCGATCGCCGCGGGCGAGTACCTGGCCGACCGGCGCGCGCTCCAGGTGAACAAGGACGGGCTGGACAACATCCTGCTCGCGAGCTGGCAGCAGGGCGTGCCCGCCGACCTGCTCGCGCCCATGCACACGTGGTTCGCGAGCCGCCTGGCGAAGTTCTGAAGATTTTTTCCCCGGCCATGTCGATCCGGCGGCTCCCCGTTCGACCTCTGGGTGAACACATCCTGAGGAGGGAACCGACATGACCACCACCATCACCGCCGCCGCACCGAGCCGCACCGCCAACACCGTGCTGTGGGTCGCCCAGGGCCTGATCGCCGCGCTGTTCCTGTTCGGCGCTTACGGCAAGGTCCTGCTCGACCCGATGGTGGTGGCCGGGTTCGCCGCCATGGGCATGGGCGAGGGCATGGCGCTGTTCGTCGGGCTGTGCGAGCTGGCCGGGGCGGTCGGCATCCTCGTCCCGGTGCTGTCCGGCCTGGCCGGGCTGGGCCTGACCGCGCTGATGATCGGCGCCACCGGCCTGACCGTCGCCTTCGCCGGGGTCGAGGCCGCGGTGTTCCCCGCCGCGGTGCTGCTGGTCGTGGCGGCCGTCACCTGGGGCCGCCGGGACCGGCTGCGCGCGCTGTTCACCCGATGAGAGCCGTTTCATGAACGGCTCACGGCAGGCTCAGTTCGGCGGCCGAGGCTGGTCCCCATGTCCAGCACCCTCGAACTCCGGCCGCCCTGGCACCGCGAGCCACCGACCACCCCGCTCAAGCGGCCCCGGCGCCGCTTCGGGCGGGGTGTGCTCGTGCTGCTGGCCTTCGGCGCGCTGGCCGCGGTGCTGCATTTCGGCGGGACTGGCCTGTCGCCGTCCGGGCAGGCCACGCTGCTGGTGTTCACCGCGGCCGTCGCGGGCTGGACGCTGACCAGGGTCGACGACACCTACATCGCCCTGGCCGCCGCGCTGGTGCTCGTGCTGCTGGGTGTGCTCAGCGGGGACGAGCTGTTCGCCACGCTCGGCGGCGAGACGATCTGGCTGCTCATCGCCGCCTTTGTGCTGGCCGCCGGGGTCGGTGCGAGCGGGCTGCCCACCCGGGTCGCGGTGGCGCTCATCGGGCGCGCGCGGTCCACCCGGGGCCTGGCGCACCTGGTGACGGCGGCGCTGCTGCTCAGCGCGTTCGCCATCCCGGCCACCTCCGGCCGCGCCGCGCTCGCGCTGCCCGTGTTCACCGCGCTCGCCGCGGCCCTGGCCGACCGGCCCCGCGTCGTGAAGGCGCTGGCCGTGCTGTTCCCCACGGTCATCCTGCTGTCCGCGGTGGCCACGCTGATGGGCGCGGGCGCGCACCTGGTCACCTCGCAGCTGCTCACCGCCGCGACCGGGCAGGGCTTCGGGTTCGGCCAGTGGCTGCTGCTCGGCCTGCCGCTGGCCGCGGTCAGCTCGCACCTGGCCGCCGAGGTGGTGCTGTTCCTGTTCACCCGCCGCCCGGACCGGCGCGAGCGGTTCGCCCTGGACCTCACCGCGATCCGCCCGCCGAAGGGCCTGTCCACCGAGGAGCGCCGGGCCGCGCTGCTGCTCGCCGGGGTCTCCCTGGCCTGGGCCAGCGAGCCGCTGCACGGGGTCTCGCCCGCGGTGGTCGCGCTGATCGGCGCGCTGCTCGTCACCTCGCCGCGCTTCGGCACGGTCAAGCTGAACCCGGCGCTGGCCGGGGTGCCGTGGTCGCTGCTGGTGTTCATGGCCGCGACCGCCGCGCTGGGCACCGCGCTCATCCACTCCGGCGCGGCCGGTTGGCTCGCTGGCCTGCTGCTCGGCTCGGTGACCAGCCCGCTCGGCTTCCTCGTGGCCGTGGTGCTGCTCAGCACCGCCGCGCACCTGGTGATCCAGTCGCGCTCGGCCCGGTCCTCGGTGCTGGTGCCGCTGGTCATCCCGGCCGCGCTCGTGCTCGGGCTCAACCCGGCGGCGGTGGCCTTCGCCTCGACCGCGGCGGCCGGGTTCTGCCACACGCTGCCCGCCTCGGCGAAGCCGGTGGCCATGTTCGCCCGGGTCGAGGACACCCCGACCTACGACCGGTCCGACCTGCTGCGGCTGTCCGCCGTGCTCGGCCCGCTCACCGCCGCCCTCGTCCTGTTCTTCGCGCTCTCGGTGTGGCCGGTGCTCGGCCTGGACTGGAGGTAGTCAGATGCGTTTTGTCGTCGCACCCAGTGGCTTCAAGGAGAGCCTGGACGCCTCCGCCGTGGCCGCCGCGATCACCGCGGGCATCCGGCGCGTGGTGCCCGGCGCGGTGGTCGACCCGGTCCCGCTCGTGGACGGCGGCGAGGGCTCGGCCCGTGCGCTGGCCGAGGCGGGCGGGGGCGAGCTGGTCCCGGTCACCGTCACCGGCCCGGTCGGCGAACCGGTGCGCGCCCACCTCGCCGTCATCGGGCGGACCGCCGTGGTCGAGATGGCCGCGGCCGCCGGGCTCCGCCTGGTGCCCGCCGACCGGCGGCACCCGGGCCGCACCACGACCTACGGCGTGGGCGAGCTGATCCGGGCCGCGCTGGACGCCGGGTGCGCGGAGATCCTCGTCGGCTGCGGCGACTCCGGCACCTGCGACGGCGGTGCGGGCGCGCTCCAGGCCCTCGGTGCGCGGCTGCTGGACGGCGACGGCGAGGAGCTGGGCCGGGGCGGGGACGCGCTGGCGCAGGTCAAGGACGTGGACGTATCCGGACTGGACCCGCGCCTGGCGGACGTGCCGATCACCCTGGCCTGCAACCCGCACAACCTGCTCTGCGGCGAGACCGGCGTGGCCCGCGTGTTCGGCCCGCAGAAGGGCGCCACCCCCGAGGACGTGACCCGGCTGTCCGCCGCGATGGACCGCTGGGCGGTGGTGCTGCACGAGAAGTTCGGTGTGGACCTGGCCACCGCCCCGGGCAGCGGTGCCTCCGGCGGGCTCGGCGCTGGCCTGGCCGCGGTGCTCGGCGCCCGGCTGCGCCCCCGGTTCGACGTGGTGCTCAACCACCTCGACCTGGACCGCAGGCTGGCCGCGGCCGACCTGGTGATCACCGCCGAGGGCGCGATCGACTTCCAGACCCCGCGCGGCAAGGTCCCAGCCGAGGTGGCCCGGCGCGCCAAGCGGTACGGCAAGCCGGTGATCGCGCTGGCGGGCACGATCGGCCGGGGCGCGCGCCAGAACTACGACGTGGGCATCGACGCGTTCGCGGGCATCCTGGCCGCGCCGGTGCCGCTGGCCGAGGCCATGGCGGACGCGGCCGCGCTGCTCACCGACGCCACCGAGCGCACGCTGCGGCTGGTGCTGGTCGGCGCCTCGCTAGCGGCCGACCGCGTACCCCTGGGCGCCCCGGGCGTTGGCGGCACCGCGCAGCAGGCCGGTCTCCGGATCCCGTGACACCGCGGACAGCCTGCCCAGCGCCCACGGCCCGGCGTCCACCACCGAGTGGCCGCGCCGGGCCAGCTCGGCGAAGGTCTCCGCGCCGAGCCGGGTCTCCGCGACCAGCTCACCGGGCTGCCAGTTGCGCGGATAGAACGAGGCCGGGAACGCGGTGCTGTGCCACGCGGGCGCGTCGATCGCCGCCTGGAGGTTCAGCCCGCCCCTGGTCATGGCCAGCCAGAAGCACAGCTGCCACTGGTCCTGCTGGTCGCCACCCGGCGTGCCGAAGGCGAGCACCGGCTGCCCGTCCCGGCTGGCCAGCGACGGGGTGAGCGTGATGCGCGGGCGCTTGCCGGGCGCGAGCGCGTTCGGGTGCCACTCGTCCAGCCAGAACATCTGCGCGCGGGTGCCGAGGTTGAAGCCGAGTGCGGGGATGTGCGGCGAGGACTGCAACCAGCCGCCGGACGGCGTCGCGGAGACCAGGTTGCCCCAGCGGTCCACCACGTCCACGTGCACGGTGTCGCCACGGGTGGCGCCGGTGCGGGACACGGTCGGCTCGCCGACGCCCATCGCGGTGTCCATCTCGCCCGCGGTGTCGCCGATGCCCCGGCCCTGCGCCACGAACTCGGGCAGCCGCCCGCCCAGGCCGGGCCGCAGTTCCAGGGAAGCCTTGTCCCCGATGAGCTTCCGCCGCTCCGCCGCGTACGCCGCGGAGAGCAGCCGGTCCAACGGCACGTCCGGGTGGTCGCCGTACCAGGCCTCGCGGTCGGCGAAGGCGAGCTTGGCCGCCTCCGCCGCCAGGTGCACGGTGTCCGCGCTCGCCACGCCGTCCACATAGGACAGATCCATGCCGTCCAGCAGCCGTAGCTGCTGCGCCAGCACGGGCCCCTGGCTCCACCGGCCGATCTTGTGCACGGTCCAGCCGTCGCTCAGCTCGACGCTGACCGGGTCCTCGTAGCCCGCCGACCAGCCCGCGAGGTCAGCGCCGGTGAGCACGCCCGCGTGCGCGCGGCCGGAGTCGTCGCGGAAGGCCTGCCGGGCGAAGCGGTCGATCTCCTCGGCCACGAAGCCCTGGTACCAGGCGCGCCGGGCCGCCTCGATCTGCGCTTCCCGGTCCGCGCCAACGGCTTCCGCCTCGGCGAGCAGGCGCTCCAGGGTGTCGGCGAGCGCGGGGTTGCGCAGGCGCGTGCCGGGCTTCGCGGCGGGCAGCCACTGCGCGGCCGAGGTCGGCCAGTGCTCGCGGAAGAGCTGCTCGACCACCTCGACGGTCGCGGTGATGCGCTCCACCACGGGGAACCCGTTGCGCGCGTAACCGATCGCGTAGTCCAGCACTTGGCGAAGGGTGCGCGTGCCGTGGTCGCGCAGCAGGAGCAGCCAGCCGTCCCACGCCCCCGGGACGGTCGCGGCGAGCAGCCCGGTGCCGGGCACCAGGTCCAGGCCGAGGCCCTTGTAGTGCGTGACGGTCGCCCCGGCGGGCGCGGTGCCCTGGCCGCACAGCACCTTCGGGCGCGGGTCACCGGCGGTGGCGAACACCGCGGGCACCTCGCCGCCCGGTCCGTTCAGGTGCGGCTCGACCACCTGGAGCACAAAACCCGCGGCCACCGCCGCGTCGAACGCGTTGCCGCCGTCCTCCAGCACCGCCATGCCCGCCGCGGAGGCGAGCCAGTGCGTGGAGGCGACCATGCCGTGGGTGCCGATGAGCTCCGGTCGTGTGGTGAACACACGTCCGAACCTAACCCGGCGGGTCAGCAAGTGGGAGTGGAGTGCTTCCAGTAGCCGCAGAAGTAGATGGACTCCTTCGGCACACCCCGGTCGCGCACCAGGTGCCGCCGGACCGCGGTGACCATGCCGGACTCGCCAGCCACCCAGGCGTAGCACTCGCCGTCGGGCAACTCGGCCGCACGCAGCGTGCGGGCGATGATGTCGCTGGTCCCGGCGCGCTGGCCCGCGCGGTGCAGCCAGTGCAGCTCCACGTCGGCAGCGGTGTCGAAGGACTGCTCCTCGGCGTCGCCCGCGATCTCGACGAACACCTTGGCATGGACGCCGCGGGGCATGGACTCCACGATCGAGCCGATGGCGGGCAGCGAGGTCTCGTCGCCCACGATGAGCTGCCAGTCCGCACCGGGGGTCGGCTGGTACCCGGCGCGCTCGCTGCGCAGGCCGATCAGCTGGCCGGGCCGGGCGCGGTTGGCCCAGCGGGTGGCCGGGCCCTTGTCCCCGTGCAGCACGAAGTCGATGTCGATTTCCCGACGCTCGGGGTCGTAACGCCGAACGGTGTAGTTGCGCACGACCGGGCGAACTTCCTCGGGCATCTCCTGCACCTCGCCCCACCAGTCGGTGGTGGCGGGCAGGACCGGGGCGGCCTGGTCGGCGACAGGGAAGAAGGTGCGCACCAGATGATCAGGACCGTCGTAGCCGAAGCGATCCAGTTCAGGGGCGGCGAGCGTCACCCGAGCCAGCGCTGGGCTGGGCCGACGCACCTGGGAGACCTCGGCCAGCACCGCGCTGGGCCGCTCCCGCTCCATCTCACCTGCGAGCATAGGTAAGGCTAACCTGGTCAACCGGACGCCACACTTGGGCGTGACATGGATCACGTAGCGGTAGGACGTCCGCGAGGTCACGAACATGAACGGGGAGTGACTGTGACGTCACCCAACACGTAGGGTGCACGCTCGTGGACCAACGACGGTTGGGTGATTCGGGGCTGGTGGTCAGCGCGGTCGGCCTCGGCTGCAACAACCTGGGCAGGCCGGGCACCGCGACGGAGAGCCTGGCGGGATCGCGCTCGGTGGTGGACGCCGCGCTGGACGCCGGCATCACCTTCTTCGACGTCGCCGACGTGTACGGCGCGCCCCGGGGCCGCAGCGAGGAGCTGCTCGGCCAGGCGCTGTCCGGCCGCCGCGAGCACGCGGTGATCGCCACCAAGTTCGGCATGGACATGCAGGGCACCAACGGCCCGGACTTCGGCGCCCGCGGTTCGCGCCGGTACGTGCGCCGCGCGGTGGAGTCCTCGCTGCGGCGCCTGGGCACCGACTGGATCGACGTGTACCAGCTGCACCGCCCGGACCAGCAGACCCCGCTCGAGGAGACGCTGTCCGTGCTGGACGACCTCGTGCACGAGGGCAAGATCCGCTACACCGGCCACTGCAACCTGGCGGGCTGGCAGATCGCGGACGCGGCGTGGACGGCGAGCACCGCGAACCTGACCGGCCCGGTGTCGGCGGAGAACCACTACTCGCTGCTGGAGCGCGAGGCCGAACGCGAGGTCATCCCGGCCTGCCAGCGCTTCGGACTGGGCCTGCTGCCGTACTTCCCGCTGGCCAACGGCCTGCTCACCGGCAAGTACCACCAGGACGGCACCCCGCCGGAGGGCAGCCGCCTGGCCGGGCGCGGGCGCCTGCTGGCCGAAGCCCCGTGGGACCGCATCGAGCGCCTGCGGCACTTCGCCCAGGAGCGCGACCTGACCATGGTGGAGCTGGCCATCGGCTGGCTGGCCGCGCAGCCCTCGGTGTCCTCGGTGATCGCCGGGGCGACCAGCGCGGAGCAGATCGCGCGCAACGCCACGGCCGCCCAGTGGGTGCCCACCGCGGAGGACCTCACTGAGATCGACGCCATCTGTCCACCCGGACGACGTTAACGACGGCTAACCTCTGCCGCATGCAGAT
Proteins encoded in this region:
- a CDS encoding gamma-glutamyltransferase family protein, giving the protein MFTTRPELIGTHGMVASTHWLASAAGMAVLEDGGNAFDAAVAAGFVLQVVEPHLNGPGGEVPAVFATAGDPRPKVLCGQGTAPAGATVTHYKGLGLDLVPGTGLLAATVPGAWDGWLLLLRDHGTRTLRQVLDYAIGYARNGFPVVERITATVEVVEQLFREHWPTSAAQWLPAAKPGTRLRNPALADTLERLLAEAEAVGADREAQIEAARRAWYQGFVAEEIDRFARQAFRDDSGRAHAGVLTGADLAGWSAGYEDPVSVELSDGWTVHKIGRWSQGPVLAQQLRLLDGMDLSYVDGVASADTVHLAAEAAKLAFADREAWYGDHPDVPLDRLLSAAYAAERRKLIGDKASLELRPGLGGRLPEFVAQGRGIGDTAGEMDTAMGVGEPTVSRTGATRGDTVHVDVVDRWGNLVSATPSGGWLQSSPHIPALGFNLGTRAQMFWLDEWHPNALAPGKRPRITLTPSLASRDGQPVLAFGTPGGDQQDQWQLCFWLAMTRGGLNLQAAIDAPAWHSTAFPASFYPRNWQPGELVAETRLGAETFAELARRGHSVVDAGPWALGRLSAVSRDPETGLLRGAANARGAQGYAVGR
- a CDS encoding aldo/keto reductase, producing MDQRRLGDSGLVVSAVGLGCNNLGRPGTATESLAGSRSVVDAALDAGITFFDVADVYGAPRGRSEELLGQALSGRREHAVIATKFGMDMQGTNGPDFGARGSRRYVRRAVESSLRRLGTDWIDVYQLHRPDQQTPLEETLSVLDDLVHEGKIRYTGHCNLAGWQIADAAWTASTANLTGPVSAENHYSLLEREAEREVIPACQRFGLGLLPYFPLANGLLTGKYHQDGTPPEGSRLAGRGRLLAEAPWDRIERLRHFAQERDLTMVELAIGWLAAQPSVSSVIAGATSAEQIARNATAAQWVPTAEDLTEIDAICPPGRR
- a CDS encoding glycerate kinase family protein, producing the protein MRFVVAPSGFKESLDASAVAAAITAGIRRVVPGAVVDPVPLVDGGEGSARALAEAGGGELVPVTVTGPVGEPVRAHLAVIGRTAVVEMAAAAGLRLVPADRRHPGRTTTYGVGELIRAALDAGCAEILVGCGDSGTCDGGAGALQALGARLLDGDGEELGRGGDALAQVKDVDVSGLDPRLADVPITLACNPHNLLCGETGVARVFGPQKGATPEDVTRLSAAMDRWAVVLHEKFGVDLATAPGSGASGGLGAGLAAVLGARLRPRFDVVLNHLDLDRRLAAADLVITAEGAIDFQTPRGKVPAEVARRAKRYGKPVIALAGTIGRGARQNYDVGIDAFAGILAAPVPLAEAMADAAALLTDATERTLRLVLVGASLAADRVPLGAPGVGGTAQQAGLRIP
- a CDS encoding siderophore-interacting protein; this translates as MERERPSAVLAEVSQVRRPSPALARVTLAAPELDRFGYDGPDHLVRTFFPVADQAAPVLPATTDWWGEVQEMPEEVRPVVRNYTVRRYDPERREIDIDFVLHGDKGPATRWANRARPGQLIGLRSERAGYQPTPGADWQLIVGDETSLPAIGSIVESMPRGVHAKVFVEIAGDAEEQSFDTAADVELHWLHRAGQRAGTSDIIARTLRAAELPDGECYAWVAGESGMVTAVRRHLVRDRGVPKESIYFCGYWKHSTPTC
- a CDS encoding SLC13 family permease, which produces MSSTLELRPPWHREPPTTPLKRPRRRFGRGVLVLLAFGALAAVLHFGGTGLSPSGQATLLVFTAAVAGWTLTRVDDTYIALAAALVLVLLGVLSGDELFATLGGETIWLLIAAFVLAAGVGASGLPTRVAVALIGRARSTRGLAHLVTAALLLSAFAIPATSGRAALALPVFTALAAALADRPRVVKALAVLFPTVILLSAVATLMGAGAHLVTSQLLTAATGQGFGFGQWLLLGLPLAAVSSHLAAEVVLFLFTRRPDRRERFALDLTAIRPPKGLSTEERRAALLLAGVSLAWASEPLHGVSPAVVALIGALLVTSPRFGTVKLNPALAGVPWSLLVFMAATAALGTALIHSGAAGWLAGLLLGSVTSPLGFLVAVVLLSTAAHLVIQSRSARSSVLVPLVIPAALVLGLNPAAVAFASTAAAGFCHTLPASAKPVAMFARVEDTPTYDRSDLLRLSAVLGPLTAALVLFFALSVWPVLGLDWR
- a CDS encoding DoxX family protein, with protein sequence MTTTITAAAPSRTANTVLWVAQGLIAALFLFGAYGKVLLDPMVVAGFAAMGMGEGMALFVGLCELAGAVGILVPVLSGLAGLGLTALMIGATGLTVAFAGVEAAVFPAAVLLVVAAVTWGRRDRLRALFTR
- a CDS encoding NAD(P)-binding domain-containing protein, which translates into the protein MTSVSTLGLGEMGLALASAFHSAGHPTTGWNRTAAKAAPLAALGAAVAPTAAEAVAASEVVVICLSVYDTVLATLDGVDVSGKVLVNLTNGTPNQAREAAAVLTERGATYLDGGIMAVPEMIAQPSALLLYSGAPAAFETHRELLAALGPARHLGADPGLASLYDLALLSGMYGMFAGVFQAISMVASEDVPVAAFAEELLVPWVRAMLAGVPTGAEAIAAGEYLADRRALQVNKDGLDNILLASWQQGVPADLLAPMHTWFASRLAKF